From the genome of Trachemys scripta elegans isolate TJP31775 chromosome 2, CAS_Tse_1.0, whole genome shotgun sequence:
CTCCCCAGACAACAGCTCCCTGCTCCTAACAATATCCTTAcagctctgaaacagcttcctCCATGCCATCTCTTCTACTACTTGCCTGATAGGGTGTGAATGATCGCCAGAAACCTCAGCTACTCTGACTCACAGTAAGAGAGATGCTAACAGCCTTTTAGCATGTGCAAGGGTACTGAATCTTGGGAATACAACTGAAGGGGGACAGTGAGTGGGTGGGGATTCTGCATAGGGTTACAGGAAAGAGTGCAACTCATTCTCCAGGTGAGAGATCAAGGGCAGCACCAAGGATGGGGGCCTGGAGACAGCATGTGTGCATTGAAGAAAGCAGcatgaagaaagaaaatgaaccaGTTATTCCACATACCTGCTGAGTGTATTATTTGAAAAGAGCTGTAGGCAGGCACACACTTTACAAAGTTTTCTGAAGCAAAAACTATTTCTTATGGCAACTGTCAGGTTTGTTTTAACTCTTCAGCAGGCCtttaaatatacaaaacaaaGTCGCACTGTGTGTATGGACAATTCTTCCTTAGAAATCTGGGGGCTAGCTCGCCACTGTCTTGTATCGTAATTATTTACACTTGTGCTAAATAAGTGTCCATAAAGTGGCACCAAATGAAAATGGTAGCATTTGACATGCTttttgtgtagttatttacacctgGGCATGGTAGTAGAGAATTAGGCACCATGGGTGTTCTGGTGGAAAAAGACTAGCCAGGGTGCATGAATTTAAATTGCATACTAAAAGCTTGCTTTGCTTCTTGCATCATTTCTGGAAGACAAAAAACAGTGCTTCTAGAAAACTATAATTGAAAgttttattttaaggaaaagtGTGTTTAGTTGCCCTCCACCTCTTGCTCCTCCAATTTTGCCAGaatacatacacacagtatatgGAGTCAAGTATTCCCAATTCCTAAACTAgttttgtattatgagaaggcATAATagaagagctcagtggtttgagcattggcctgctaatcccagggttgtgagttcaatccttgtgggggccacttagggatctggggcaaaatcagtacttggtcctgctagtgaaggcagggggctggactccttgacctttcaaggtcccttccagttctaggagatattaaattaatggagatactaCTTACTCCATCTGCATTAAAGGTCACACATTGCCTTAGATCCACATGACACAGGCAACCTCCATGATGCAAGTACTTAGCCCTATTAACtgttcaaataatattttttataaatCACTTACTGTTGTAGCCCAACAGCTAGCTATCTCCAGTTTGGACTCTCTTGTCCCAAAGAGACATCTGGAAGTTTTTACCATCTTGGAAAGTGAAAAATCACTGCTAAAGCTAGATCAAGTGATGCAGAGCCACATTACCACCATGAATTCTGATAAATCAATCCTACAGCGAAGAGACAAGTCTTTACAGTGGATATACATACTGCTGTGCTAGGGGCTGGTCAGTCACACTACCTTGTTGAAGTAGTGCAATAGCTGACttccattcaggctaaatgaTGGAACAATTAAATGCCTCTTTGTTTAGCAATAGCTGAAACAATGGAAAACCCCTACCCAAATACAAGACCATACGCAAGCCTGGGAAATGGCTGGGATTTCCCAGTCGTCTAATAGAGGGACAGAGGACTGTTGTGATTCCAGGTGTGTATCATGATGCCCACGTGCCACAGAAGCATACTGAAAAGGCAGCAAGGAAGGCCAACAGCCAGACAGAGAAGAACTTGACATTGAGAAAGAGCTAATGGAGAGTTTTTGGttgagtgctggctggaaagaggcttggaactgtgaaCAAAGAAACTATCTACTGCTGCTTGATTCCTATTGTGTTCAAGAAAACAGGACTTTATGTACAGTCTTTGTAAATAagcaggattgcatcaaagaaatgtCTGACTCCTATCAATTTCtcttcctaatggaaacaacctacAAGACCTCAAAAATCTGTTGACTACTTAGGACAAAAGAGGTAACAATACAGGTTTAGGAATGTGTTGCGCTTGAGTAGGATTTAAAAGTATTACCTTTCCCTTCTTTTCCGTAAGCAAGCGATGGAGGAATGGTTAGTTGCCGCTTTTCTCCTACACACATATCCTTCAAACCTTTGTCCCAGCCTTTAATGGCTTCCTTTATGCCAAGTGTAAACCACATAGGTTGACCATTGTTATGCTTGTGGctgaaaaaaatggaacaaaatattttagtcCCTAAATTGTTTAGTATGTCCATGAAGATTAACCAGTATATTAAGCTGAACAGACTCATACTGCAGAAAGCagcggagggtcctgtggcacctttaagactaacagaagtattgggagcataagctttcgtgggtaagaacctcacttctgtggaaagcttatgctcccaatacttctgttagtcttaaaggtgccacaggaccctctgttgctttttacagattcagactaacacggctaccccgctgatactTCATACTGCAGAGTTACAGCACTGAACCCCTAAATAATAACTTTGCACCTCTTTAGTGACAGCAGACCTAGTCCTTGCACATCTAAAACATAGGAAAAAGcagtgaaattaaaaataaaacctcaccctACACAGGAAGatgttggtgcctagagccagcacATTTTCTTTTTGTACTGGAAGCAGCAAATCTAATAATTTGTGTATCTGATCACTGTAGAAATGGAATCATATGGTTAAGAACACACAGCCATGGCTGTATTGATTAGTTGGTAGACAATAAAGCCTGAGATGTGTTTCTGAACCTTGATGGTAGATTGTAAAATATGTAGTAGGTTTTAAATTGTTAACTGTGTTTGTCTTTTGAAATAACCATGTCAGGTAGAAACTCACAGCAGCCACTATGAACCAACAACACTACACAACTGATGTGTAAGTTTAGGCCAGAGGAAGTAAATGGATACAGGGAGACATTTTAGTTTAGATAGGTAGAACATAACCCCTCCCTTCCAAACTGAAATTTGGCTAGTATACCAGGGCGATAACTACTGTACAGCTTACCATAGGATTCCTAGGCACCAATCCAACGCTCCTAACCACGTGAGTAATCACACTCATATTTAACAACACATTTAGAAAAAATTAAGTCAATACAATTGCACTGAATtcaatcccactgacttccatgggccttaacatgtgcttaactttaagtgcatgTTCAAATGCTTATTTAGATCTGAATGGGACACTTGCACATTTCAAATAAAGAACATGCTTAACTACTTTGCTGAAATGGGGCCTTAGCAACTACAAGACTCAGGACCTCTACTTTAGGTATCATTCAGAAGTCACTGCTAGCAGCTCAGTACTGTTGTGTACTATGATGAAATATTATTAGTTGTAGTACTAACAGAAAAAAAGTGCCTCAAAAACCACTTTATGGAGCATTTTGGTTTTCTacaaggtctcccatccaagtagtGACCAGGCCCAATCTTATTTAGTTTAAATCTAAGCACTTCAGAGCTGTGCAGTTAAAATGTTTCTTAACCAGTATAGCTGGTTGAAAACATTGTGAAAATTCGTCACCATTTTcattgatattttgtttttatctgatttttctgaccagctgtatttACCAGATACTGAAAGAAGACACAGCAAAAATACAGAAATTAGTCATCAGTGGACAATTTGTTAGAGAGAATGACAAACATAAATATAATTCCTTTACAAGAAGCATAAAAGACTATCTGTAAGAGATAATTGGTCAGAATTTACGACTTGGTGAGAGATTTTACTTAAGACTGATCTGTAAAGAAAGAACAAGTAGTCTGTACTAGTTGGACTCTTGTAGAGAGACATATTTTGGACCTAGCCTGCAAATATTTAAGCATGTTCATTGCTCtgcattaccatagcatctgactTTCATGTAAACTCAGTATCTCTAGTGAAGCTGACTTCATGGAATTTCTGACTCTTCTCCCTTTTGGGGATAAAATGTCTGTTTAAAaatagtagatttttttttttttggttgattttttgttttagGGAATTtggccagggagggagaggagaggggaagagtgaTGTTTAGATAGAAGGTGTCAATGTTGCAATTATCACTTTTCCTGTAAaggaaattactttttaaagtgaAAGGTTCTGCAGAGTTTCATAGAGACAGATTCTGGATTGGCCCGATCTTCTCTGGAAACTTGTTTTATAATCAGATGTCCCTTTCTGCACATGAGAAGCCCCACTGAGCTACTCAAGAATATTTATGAgcataaagttaatcatgtgtatATTTGCAAGATTGAAGCCAATATCTGAATTGTAAAACGTTGCTTAAGGCCCCCCCATCCTTCAAGGGGCTCCATGAGGGTCTGTCTGTGTGGAGCAACTTGTATGTTTGGGTAGTTTTATTTTTGGGTCTTCATTGGAAGTGAGGGTGAGGAACACAGATCACATCCTTaagacaaaattaaaacaaaaacaagtacaTTCCATCAGTTATATTGCAAGAGAGGGAATTAATTAGGGACACTTTATTGTTAAAATGAATATATTGGGGTATGGATATATTGATGGGGTTTAGCTGTTTTACACATATATCCTAGGGCAATGGAGCTTAGACAATCACTATCCACACATCTAATCTCTTTTTACCGATCACCAAAATTGCCAACGAAAGCTTTAAGCCAGCACCTAGTGCTTTATCTTACATGCTTGAAAGAGTTACTTACGTGGAGTGAAACATTGAACCATCTTTTTCCAAGTAGCCTTCATAATGCACCAACATCATATCCCCCCATTTGGTTTTCCTCTGACAGATGAATGGCTTCTGGAGCACCTCAATCTTCACTTCTGCTTCTGGGATAAGAGCCCCAGTCACACAGGTAACAACCACACAGAAAAGGGGAGACCAAAATGCAACCCTCATCCTTGAGTCACAGCAAGGGCTATTTtctcataaagaaaaaaaaatctggatgacGGCTGCGTAAAGGAGTTTTGTACAGTTGGGAGCCTGGAGCAAGGACCCTCACCTCTCCTTCTCCTGGATCAGTTACATTCAGTGCCTTTCGCAGCCGCCTTAAAGTGCCCCCAATATTGTCAGCACGAGAGGATTCGGTCTTTACTTGCACACCGCTGCGGCCAGGCGCTGAGTTTTGCCGGGCACTTAAGGCAGGTTTCGCTGTAACTGAATCAGACTTCGGGCTCCCCAGgggctccagccccctgcagaggtgggtggtgctgggggaagaggagggagccaCATCCACCCTCGGCTCATCCCTCCCTCCTATCCCTCCCCAGCACCACGCAGACGTGGCAAACTCATCCCGAACCAGGCTCAAAACTTCAGCTGGCGGACCCCTGCCCAAAGGAGCTGGGCTCCTCTCCCTCTGATTGGCTCTCCCTGGAGGGCGGGCCAGAAAATGTCGCCATCTATTGGGACGCAGATCTGTGTGTCTTCCCTCCCGCCCAACGGACAGCCGGCGCCGATCAACGCTCGCAGAAAGTCATTGGTGCTCCCGGAAGAGAACGTTCGTACACAGTCCGGCCTTGTTGGAATCCTTACACAATTGAATCGGCTCTCGTGCGCCTCCGATTGGGTGGCGCTGTTGCCGGAGCAGCATTCTTATTGGTTCCCGGAAGCCACCGGCTTTGGATGTTCCATCTGCTCCCTTCCCGACTCCGCGCACGCTAGTCACGTGGTGGCTATGCCGGGGGCGGCTTACACAGCCCGCCTCCTCGTGGGGCTGTGAGGCGGTACCTGAGGGATGCGGAAGCCTTTGGTTGTGTGCTAGAAGCGTAGTGCGAGAGGAGGCGGGGAGGGTCTGTCTGAAACAAGCCCCAGGATGGCCCTGGGTGTCGGTGGCTTTGCGGTGGGGCGCAGGGGGTGGTTGAAGGCTTAAAAGGGCAGGGCGGGCAGGGGGTTCCCCTGTCCCGAGCAGAGCTGGATGGGGGGGGCCTTGCCACCATGGAGGGGGTGCTATACAAGTGG
Proteins encoded in this window:
- the FKBP14 gene encoding peptidyl-prolyl cis-trans isomerase FKBP14, which gives rise to MRVAFWSPLFCVVVTCVTGALIPEAEVKIEVLQKPFICQRKTKWGDMMLVHYEGYLEKDGSMFHSTHKHNNGQPMWFTLGIKEAIKGWDKGLKDMCVGEKRQLTIPPSLAYGKEGKGKIPPESTLIFNIDLLEIRSGPRSHESFQQMDLNDDWKLSKDEVKTYLKKEFEKHGAPINDSYHDILAEDIFDKEDEDRDGFISAREFTYKHDEL